taatACCTTGACTGCGGATTTCTGGCCTGACCAGTAGGAGAATTaacttatgttgttttaagccacccagtttgtggtaaccTGTTACGGTGGCCACAGGAAACTTACATAAATGCTAACGTAGAAAATTAAAATCTAGGTATATGACccccattttaatttaataaagtcaCTTTCCCCCCAAGTTTGTATAGAAGTAAAAAAAAGGTGTAGTGAGACATAGCCCACAGTCAGATACGAATCATACAAAAAAGGTTTGTTTGATGCAATTTGAGCAGAGAAATGCTTTGGCCTCTTGCCAGAGCCTTgaggttttccttttatttcttctctctcttaaaaaaaaaagtttcctggggcctccctggtggcgcagtggttgagagtccgcctgccgatgcaggggacacgggttcgtgccccggtcggggaagatcccacatgccgcggagcggctgggcccgtgagccatggccgctgagcctgcgcgtccagagccggtgctccgcaactggagaagccacaacagtgagaggcctgcgtaccggaaaaaaaaaaaagtttcctgaaAGTGAGATTATTAATTATTATGCTTCCTTAAAAAAGGAGTTCACATAGGTGAAATGCAGCAAAAACCGAGTTTGAAAGGACAGCCTTCCCCGTGTTTCACAGATGTTCCCTAAAGACTGCAGTTTAAAGCTAGAAGCACACCTGCTACTGTACCCTGAAATGAACTAATGAACCCGCAAAGCCTCAGGGAACATAACCGGTTCTCAGGTTGAGAATCCACTGGAGTCGTTCCCTTTAACAACAGGACCCTTACCAGAGCTTGACCATGAGGGAACTTCTCTGAAATGACCTGAGGATGTCGCTTCCAATATGAGAAAAGCGGCCGCATTGCgccatttgttttctctcttcctactTCCACACACAATTCTAATTCTACCGGACGTTGAGGGGCACTGACTGCTGAAAAACCCCAATAAAACCACACACAGGGATGCCCGGCAGCATGAACCATCACGTTTCTCGGAACAGAGAGAAGCAGCaggaagggaaggcagagagGTTCCCGGGAATGAGGAACTCAGCGCGGGGAGTGCCACGTGTGCCTGAGGAGCGCGGGCCTCGCCCGAGGGAGAGACGCTCGGGGCCGACCGGCAGTTCGGGACCGGGTACCGCCTTCTCCTCGCGCACGCGGCGGGTGCTCAGCGATCGCGCGCCCGCGGGAGCGAGGCCGGGGTCGGCGGCGCGGGTTCGGCGGCGAAGGCGGGGTTGCGGTAGGCCAGCAGCTGCGTACGGCGGTTCGGGGAGCGTGGCGTCCGGCcccggcggcagaggccggcggccAGCAGCGCGGTGCTGACTAGCAGCAGGCCGCCCGCGGCACCCAGCCCGGCCACGAGGAGCGCTGGGCTGCGCCCGGTGCTGAAGGCGGCGCACGCCCCGCGCCGGCTCAGGCCCGCGCCGTTGGCCGCCAGGACGCACACGCGATAGGCGGTGGCCGGCGACAGCCCGTGCAGGGCGTGCTGGCGCGCGGTGGCGCAGACGTCCCCCACCACCGACTGGTTCCCTGGCCGGCCCTCGGGCGCGTAGCGAATCTGGTAGGCGCGCACCACCGAGTTGGGGGCGCACCAGCGCACTAGCGCCGACGTGTCAGTGGTCTCGGCCACCGCCTGCAGCTTGGGGGGGTCCGGGAGGGTGTCTTCCCCGCTGAGGCCGGGGCACCGGCACCGCCAGCGCCGCTGCAGCTCTGCGCACGGCGTCTGGAGGTGCCTGCAGGGGTGGTAATCGCAGGGCTCATCCCGGGCCGGcgcccccacctcctccttcccgctctcttccttctcctcactgGAGTCGTCCAGCAGCAGGACCGGAATCCCGCCCTCGGAAGGAGGCGGGTGGGGAGCCCGCGGGGTGTCCCGTGTCCCCCGGGCGGGCTGAGGCGTGCTCCCTGGGTTCCGGGAGATAGGGGAGAGACCAGGGTGTTTGCTGGCCCATGGGGTGGAGGCAGCTGAGATAGTAGGTTCCAGGACAAGCTGAGCAGCATGTTCTTCTTGGTGCTCTGTCCCGGCTGTGCTCGCAGCCATAGGTGGGTTGCCAGAGTTGCTGGAACTTGCTGGAGAGACAGTAGTGGAGGGAACGGCCCCGTCCTCGGCAAGGCTGTGCCGTGGCCCCGCCGCTTGTGTGGGGGAATCCACAGGGAGGGAGGGCACCTTGGTGACACTCTGTCGGCCTCCTGCACATTGGGTAGAGGGGACTGTTCTCCGCAGGGTGGAGGGACCCTGTGTAGATGGTGTGTGGGTGGAGAAGACTGAGGAGGGTGGGTTGGAATCAAGGAAGGTGGTGTTTTGGTCCGAATGGCACACACTTGGCAGCTGGGACAGCAAAAGAGGGGCTGAGAAGGTGCCACTGGATCCTGCAGCTGGTGTGCACACAGTGTCTGCTGCCCTAGAGGGGAGGCCAATTGGTTAGAAGGTATTTGGCATCAGGGCTGCTTCTGTGCTGGGCTTTGAGTCCTCAGTGCAGATAATCCCTCTCCTAAGCCTTGTGACACATCTGACAGGTACCATGTGGTACACATGCAACGTGGGTCACGCCAGTGACCTTCAGGGCAACCTGTGTAGGAGGCTCCCCTCATCACTCCCATTGTGCAGAGAAGAAAATGGGAACTCAGAAAGAGGGACTAACTGCCCAAGATAGCGTGGCTAGTAAATGCAGAGCCAAAACCCAGGGTGAGCCCGGTGAAGGGCAGTCCAGATGCTCTAAGTGTGGTCTGCCATTTTATTCTCACCTGTCTGCTTCCTAGTGGTGAGTACTAGTAACAATACTCATACtagctaacattttttgagtgCTTGCTGCATGCTAGGGACTATTGCTAACACTTCACTGTATAAACCAATCTAGTCTGCACTACCTcatgaggtaggcactattatccccattttacagatgaggaggtagaaacacaaagaggttaagtaacagcCAGAATCAACAGTAGTAAGTACTCTCAACCTTTTCATTCATACCAGAGCAAGACCCTTCACTGCAAAGGGCCTGGGTGCCAGAGGCAACATGAAGGGGTCAGGGGGGCAGACTGAGCCCCACTTGATATCCAGGCTTGTGTGAGAGGTGAGAAAAGAACCCCACAGGACAGGGCTCTCAAAGTGAGCTGCAAGGAGAACAGATTAGCTGGTGGAGGTGGTTTGAGGGTGCTCAAGACCAGAGGTGTCCCTAGCCCCCATCCTCTCCTGGTGGCCAGCCTGGGCATGGCTCCCCATTGCAAAACAACTCTTCCAGCCAGCAGCCAATGGGAAGTCTCCATAGGAATTCTTTTTCTCCTGTCTCACAAGAGAGCTCTATAAGCCCACTGGCCCTGGACTTAGAGGCCAGGCCCCGTTTTGGGGACTCAGTggggcccagtggttaagagcacagtttTGGAAGACGGTATAGATCCTGCCTCCTCCACCCAGCGGCTACGTGAATCTAAGCAAGTACCTCTCTTCCTTGGGCCCCAATTCGCTCGTCTGTAAAAATAAGCAATGATAACTCCGCTTTAGCAGAGACAAGCTAGCTCTTTACTTCTCCTACTTGCTTTTCCTAGCGGGCACACagctagactacatttcccagcctcccttgtagTAGGCGTGACCTGCTAAGTGACatctggccaatgggatgtgaaTGACGGTAgtgagctccacctcctggccTGGCCCATTAAAACCTCCTGAGTCGGGGGTCCTCCACGCTCTCTGCCCCTCTGGCTGACTGGAAGGGAAGTAGAGCCTCTATGTCCTGGGTTCTTGAGTGTGACTACACGGGGAATGGCTGCCCCACCCAGCACTGCCAACCTGTCCAGCATGGTTACGTGAGCAAGATATGAGCTGTGAGAACTTCAGCTCCGGAGGGCAGGCCCTCACCCCTCAGTCATCTGCTTTGTAAATGTGTTACCTGCTTAGGACAATCCTCTTTGCATCCATGAGGAGCCAGGACAACTCACAGCTGCAAGTGAGGGGATTACCAAAGAGGTTGATGGACAGGACCTGGGAGGAATGCAGGTTCCAAGGAGGGAAGGAACTCAAGTTGCAGctgaaatgcacaaaaatctATTAAGTCAGTCTTTTACAATCAGGTCAAAACTATACCCAGAGAGCCACGGTGGTGTTATGGGAAATCCATTCTGTTAGGTGCTAGATGATATTGCTTTGAGCAAACTCTTAAtaaccttggattttttttttttttcatctgtaggGATACAAACCTAACCCAGTCAGTATCACCCCTCATAACAAATGGAGACAATCCTCCCTGCTGGTTATATCAAAAAGAGTCTGTGATGATGAAagtgtttataaatataaatctcTACACAAGTAAGATATtgttggatttccctggtggcacagtggttaagaatctgcctgccaatgcaggggacactggtttgagccctggtccagggagatcccacatgctgcagagtaactaagcccgtgcgccacaactactgagcctgtgatctagagcccgtgctccacaacaagagaagccaccacaatgagaagcccacacactgcaaggaagagcagccctgctggccgcaactagagaaagcccgcccacagcaacaaagacccaacacagccaaaataa
The sequence above is a segment of the Orcinus orca chromosome 16, mOrcOrc1.1, whole genome shotgun sequence genome. Coding sequences within it:
- the LRRN4 gene encoding leucine-rich repeat neuronal protein 4, whose product is MWWDLLVLLLLPWTAPRPSRAGPLQKAPVFQLTHQGPWGSGAGNATVSPCEGLPAAGVTTLTLTNRSLERLPGCLPRALHSLDGSHNLLRALSAPELGHLPRLQVLTLRHNRIAALRWGPGAPAGLHTLDLSYNLLEALPPCSGPVLPGLRTLALAGNPLRALQTGAFACFPALRLLNLSCTALGRGDHAGIADAAFAGAGGAPLAALEVLDLSGTFLRRVQSGWIRDLPKLTSLYLRKMPRLNSLEGDIFKVTPDLQQLDCQDSPALTSVHTHIFQDTPLLQVLHFQNCNLSSFPPWNLHSSQVLSINLFGNPLTCSCELSWLLMDAKRIVLSRAADTVCTPAAGSSGTFSAPLLLSQLPSVCHSDQNTTFLDSNPPSSVFSTHTPSTQGPSTLRRTVPSTQCAGGRQSVTKVPSLPVDSPTQAAGPRHSLAEDGAVPSTTVSPASSSNSGNPPMAASTAGTEHQEEHAAQLVLEPTISAASTPWASKHPGLSPISRNPGSTPQPARGTRDTPRAPHPPPSEGGIPVLLLDDSSEEKEESGKEEVGAPARDEPCDYHPCRHLQTPCAELQRRWRCRCPGLSGEDTLPDPPKLQAVAETTDTSALVRWCAPNSVVRAYQIRYAPEGRPGNQSVVGDVCATARQHALHGLSPATAYRVCVLAANGAGLSRRGACAAFSTGRSPALLVAGLGAAGGLLLVSTALLAAGLCRRGRTPRSPNRRTQLLAYRNPAFAAEPAPPTPASLPRARDR